In Tachysurus vachellii isolate PV-2020 chromosome 12, HZAU_Pvac_v1, whole genome shotgun sequence, the DNA window TCAGtgcaatatgtacaattaacaaacataatgaaatcaacaggtgaaatgtgcagtatgctcatacatataatcagtacaatatgtgtgtacaatatgtacaattaccaaatatgtaaaccatttgccacacattcacacttgacacaccactgctcccactacaaacctccctccttttaaaaaagtttgctccatctctcggtcaaagagtaaaacaatacagaattgaatgaggtgtaaacaaatctttattgaatggaatattttaaatatcatgtgaatgtataaaagctaaaatggcttgccataccgtatcactgtgttttattgtatgcgtgagagcaatacttgatccctgatggttattatttactgagggatatGCATTCATagtgacctggcattatgcccactccaatgtaaatccattggtttccatattgcattaatgttgttgtaaccttgattgagagactataaacactgtcatttaggagtgctatcacgctactttttgtactggtccccacacagatgctgctggaaagcgcgcgtgtcatttcgtgcacgattgcacgcgcatatgaacgcaggttcacgcgcggcgcggttatcgagctgccgttcataaacaccgttgcccttgggtgtttattcacgcgaatgttcacacaataaattgttgtgtgacagacaggacaagcgatgcactggcagcactgcacagctaatttagctagtcagatagagactagagacagaatcaaatcaacttaactttactgttttgctcttgctgacatcaaacttgaagagaacacaattttacctgattgctgttctcgcattttactctcattttgtttctttttctcttttcatggccagatagatagctccgcttcatattgtcatctacacagtaaacattaacacgcgctgtaaaatgtgGCAGGGGAaggcaacttgcgtagtgagcggcTCTggttgtgtgtaataatgtgcaGTGGATTCAGTCATCACTGAGAAAACAATAGACAACTCACTACACGTATGATTTTCagggtaaaaataaaatgattttataggcaactacatttttaattttgtctttAGTCATTTCAGCTGTCTGGTAGTCATGTGACGCCATCTCTTAAACCACAGGTtttaactcacacacatgcagaataTGTTCATTTTTATGGTGTGATTATTTTCCAACCACAGAACAGACATGTGGTACATTTGCACGCACAACGCTTGCATTTGAACAGAAAACTCACACATTCATCTGCGGTTTATCTGCTTCTGACCACCAGCTGCTTTCATACACCGTTTTTAACACTATTCAATTTGTACAAAGCAAACCTGAAAGTTTATGTTCATAATTAAAATGTGAATGTTGATTGCTGTGCAACATTTATAGAGCAGTTCACACCACTGATCATCATATTGATAATTGAACTATAACAATAACAGATTTGTATTGGACACACATCACATTCAGCTTCTCCAGCTCAGGTTTGTTAAAACGACTCCATCAGGTCCGTTAGTTTGTAGAATAAATGAAACATGGCAGTGGGTTTGAACAGACATTAAGACAGCTGAATCACTGAAATGAGAGACAGGAAGTGCAGCTACTAGATGAAATATTGAGCCGACATTCAGagttaatattcattaatattccTGTTAATCTTTtgtgttctgtattttttctgCAAATACATAAAGATGCTCTTTCATCGACCAGGGATGTTCATTTATtgtgaaaaacacacattaaagatGCTTCCTAGTACACGACTAAGAATCCATTCAGTAACAGCTATTTGAATAATAAAGTCAGACAGAAGCTCATCCCTTTCCATATAAAACTCTTTCACCTGTTTAACTGTCATTTTACTGAAGCACAAAAACCCAAACTACCAAAGACGTATTGGGAAAAGCTCATTGAATTACTCAAGCTTCTTTAATTACGAATGATCTTGTAAAAGAAGTTTGATCTCATTGCATGTTACTGCTGGAGGACTGATTAGAAATCATCAACACTTAATCAGAGTTTCTTTAATCAGAGTCGTCTGTATCATTATGTGAGATTATAGCAGTTTTgtgtcagaataaaaaaatgagaaacagaAGACTGCAAACTGAGAgaaactgtttattttgttcctgTGGTCCCCTTCTGTTTTTTCCTGTAGTCTGTAGTCTGTAGACGTGTCCACTCCCctatacacagatacaccagCGTTTTATTCACCCAACACACTGTTTCCTCTTTGTCTCTGGTCTGATACACAATGGTTCAGTTTaatattctgtctgtgtttctctgtgttatGGGTAAGTGTTTAAAatctcatttattattttacttaatgactattatatttagaatatataaatacatgagTCATTAGTCACAACTGTGTAactgaaaaatgtaattattcagAGAACTGCAAATTCAATACAAAGAAATTTAGTCCAGTTGTCCAGATTTTTACTGAGAATTTGCacagcatatatatatgtatatatatatatatatatatatatatatatatatataaatatatatattctatataaatatacatatataaatttcTGGGTTGCAGGTTTGCTCTCAGAGACTCAGAGCTCTTTAACTTTGGAGGCAGAAGCTGGAGATAACGTCACTATTTGGTGCCAACATGATCTGAAACGTCCAGATATGATCTTCTGGTTTAAACAGTCGTGTGATTCAGTTCCACTTCTTCTTGGGTGTAAAAAGTTTAGGACATCAGCTTCATCAGAGTCGTGTTACTTCtttagtgagagtgagagaatagtGATGTCTGTTAATGGCAGTAAAACATCTCTCACAATCACTGCAGTAAACGTCTCTGATACAGGACTCTATTACTGCAGCTTCACTGACAGAATGATCTTCAGTAACTCCACATATTTACAAGTGAAaggtacattttaatttatttagtttttattttcattatttattttacaaatttttaattttttattatattgttataaagTGAATGGTTTTAGTAATAGTTCATTTGGTTCTCTTAAGctgtaaaatgaattaaaattttcttcttttaggcataaataaaacattttctgagAGCTTGGATAAAGCAAcaggtttgttgttgtttttttctctctctcttcttacattttatactaAAATCTGATGCATGTTTACTGAGTAAAAATCTTTCTTTAACGTTTTCTCCAGGTTCTGTGTCTCCTGCTGTGTTCTTCATGCTGATTGTGGTGTTTGGTTCAGTGACTGTGTTTCTTCTCTGTGTCCTGATCTTCATCATACTGaagcacagaaaaacacacagaggtcaAATATATACtcctctaataataataataataataataataataataataataataataataataataataataataataataataataataataataataatctttgttttgtgttacaTTAGATGCTGAAGATAATGCAGAAGTTAATAAGGTAAAAGTGAGaataatttaaacacacacacacacacacacacacacacacacacacacacacacacacacacacacacacacaaatttcaaatatttttctgttctCATTAGATCCACATTCTGCTTTGACCATTTTGTTATTGTGTAGATATTTTAAAACAGagttacttttttgtttttccattcaAAACCATAAGAGGTGCTGATTGTTTTCTCATCTGTGAATGGTTGATGAACATTTGtccatttgtaaaaaaaaaaaaaaaaaacacaattcaaaattagatcaataaaaatcagaacgtATACTTCTTACATTTcttatattgtaaaataaaattcccAGGACCTTATACTACAGTTTTTTAGTtcatgaatataataaaattaaaagcctTGTGttataatctttttaaattatagataatatgaacaacaacaacagaataataataataataataataataataataataataataataataataataataagttgtaAATACAGGaacaattaaacacacattcTGAAGTAAGTGGAAGAAACCTCAAGGtctcagagaacagagagaggatCTGAAGTTTCTTCTCCACCAGGGCTTTATGATTTCTATTAAAGCTTACTCCAGTGCAATAAAAACCTCTGAATATGTTTGATTTCCAtggtttatttgttatattttatcgTTGTGTATCTTCTGTGTTCCTGCAGATTTCTAACTCGGACGCTGTGAATTACGCTGCACTTCAGTTCTCTAAGAAGAAAACCAAGAGGAACAAGAGACATGATGTAAAGGAGGATCCATGTGTTGTATATTCTTCAGTAGGACAGAGTCATGTGTGTACATAAAGTCACATTTCATTTACTGTTAACTTCACATGATACCTATGTTTCTGATGGTCTGTGTTTAGAGGAACTGTAACTTTTATGACATCTCAGTTgcagaatatattatattatattatattatattatattatattaaacttcaggattttgcacatttaaatttaaaactaaaaacctTATATCAGTTTCCagtgttataaaatatttcagtgtaaatgtgtaaaatgtctaTTTTGCacttgttttaaagaaaattattttttactagGTTCAGACAGTAAAACTGctctttgtgttaaacattaaTGATAGTGTGTAAAACTTTGTTCATGATGCTCCTAAAGACAGATTCATCTACTCCTCTTGTCACTGAAATATTATCAATATATTATCAAtattatcaaataaataaataatactctaATTCTATGCAAAagcaaacaacataaaaaatgcaACACATGTAAATTGCAGTctttttccccatttcttttacttgtaatatttattaaattttacaCGTGTTAACTGGAGTGTCTTGTCCACCTGGTTTTGGGTATGGTCAAGTATGGCTGAGAtgagaagaaaactaaaaaaatgttttcttaggAACCGCAAgtctaattatttttatagtcACCTTCATCCAATCAGATTCAGCAATCATTTTATTGGGTTAAAAATGAGCGATCTTTATTAAACTTTAGTCACTGACATGGTCCACGAACAAATCCTGTATTGTCACTCAACTAATTGTGTTACAGGGGGTTAATAAATGAATCCTACTTATAAACAAGGATCTAAAATAAGGTggacagaaattattaaattttaCTCCTGATTTAGCTCTTTTGCATTACAAATGAACCTTTAATCaaatttatacaatttaaatTAGGTTTAATTTACTCAACAGCTGTACCACATAAAATTTGAAAGCCATCTTGACTGCTGCCAGAATGAGTACTGAAACCTGGAAATAAGCTTTAAGGTGTCTTTAAAGGCAGTTGCTAACAAGTGTCTATATGGGGCTACAGGAGGTTGTCAGGGACATTAAACCTCATCACTCCGAACCTCATTGTGTTTTTACTCATGTTTTAATAGTATAAACTATTAAAAactcaaattgttcattaagtCAGATTCATTCAAAcatgtttgtttgggttttttttaatgtaaagacCATGGTGTAGCTCTTTTATAGCCTAACTTTAGCATTTTACTTTGGGTGTATAATGGCTCCTGAATGTTTCCTTATGAGTAAAATACAATGATGTCATATTGTTTATTGTCGTCTTCTAAGGCTTCTGGACAGTCAATATCATAAGCAGCATTTGAACATGTTAGATTTTCCTTGGATTTGTCTGAACAGTTGTTGGGTGGCTCACCAATGTACTAAAATTCTTTAAAtacgttaaaaaaaagtaagctGGACCAAGTTCAGGGGAAAAGTGTTTATTGAAGATGTTCATGTAGCATAGCAGTCTTCTGGATCTTAACCGAAAGGTACTGACTGTGTGACCAGACTTTATACCTGGTAACAAATGGCCTTCAAACAATAGACACATACAGTTAGGACCTTCTACTGGAGAACTTACAATGGACAGGACAGAAGGGCCATCTTATATTGATCAGTTAACTACGGTTGGGTCACAGGCACAATGTAATCAGCTACAGTATTTGGTTCCCCCTTTACAGTTAAAAGTTAATTACAGGTGAGGCACAGGAACATCAGAGATTACATATGAATGTCAGGCTTGATTATGCATGAAAGAACTAGACACAAAATACAATCccaatttgatcatttttaatcacatataaataaaatgaaaaataaataaaattacttaattactttatttaaaataaaattaaataaaaaaaccatGGTGATTAATGAAATTGCTTCCATGAGGAGTAATGCCATTCTTTTGTCTTGGAATATGGTCCTGTGACAGTGTTAACTTTGCAGATGTCTGTGAAGGCATTGACTTTGGCTTCAGCTGTTTTGActtttgtgtgtgcttttacCTTAAGAACAGTGACAATACAGATGGACTAAAAACAGAGATTTCTTGTTTTAGCCCATTAACAAATGCAGTCTTTAAAGGCATACTAGTATCCTTGTTGAGATCTTCACTGTTATTCAAACCAACATGTTCCAATGCTCTGCAGGTTTCAGTTCAAACAAAAAGGTCTTCACAGCTTCCCATCCAGCCTCAATGTTCTCTTGGGACTCACCAACCCTAGATTCAATTTTGGTCAATGGCCCTCAAGTTTACGTTGAGAATCATTGCTCCATCTAGTGGGTGTAAGGTGTAAATTTTCTGCAGGCGCTGAAGGATTTGCCaaaattttgtgtttgtttgaatgCATCTGGTAGCTTCTTCAACCCCTTGTCAATTTGTTCTATTGTAGCTGGTTGCTACATTCTGCAAGGTACATATttcttgaacttttttttacaatgcgAATTTGTCTCTCGTCATTCTCCTCATACTCATCCTCACTGTCCATCTCAGTTTCAAATCGTCTGTTTTTTACAATGACAGGAGCAAGCCGAACATTTGAATTGTCCTTTGTGACATAAGCATATGTGAATGATTCTTGCTCACTGTCATCATGGTCCTCTGTAgaataatttttacttttggtGGTGTTGATTCTTTACTTTTCTGAGCTCTTTGAATGGATAGAGTGAcccttgtttatttttgctgctaGCTGCTATAGGCCGGGTATGCCTTTCAGAATATTTCTCTCATCCAGCAGTCTCTCCTTATCCTTTCCTTCACTTTGTAGTTGTTCAGCTAAAGCACGAACCTTTGCTTTTTCTGCATTGATTTCTGTAGTAGTTCTGTTGTAGTTTGTCCGTCTCGCACTTGTGCAGGTGTTGTCGAATTTGTCTGCCCACAATCACAGACAAGCCATCCCTCCTAAGGTTTGCTCTAAAATGCTGGGTCTTCCCATAAGCCATTTTGATGTCAGCCAAGTCCCATGTTCCACTCTCTGACTGCTTAAGACTGTACTTCTGGCAGACGTCATAATAGCACTTTCTTATTCCCAGACTTTTGTTCAGGTATTCTTTCAGGTTTTGCATCATCTCGTCAATTGTTACATTAGGAGGCTCAGTTCTATGTCTCTGTGTTGTTGGTTTCAGTGCAGGGTTATCAAGTTTGATACATGAAGTCTCAACCGTGGCAGTACAGTAGATGTGCTCTCAAGTTAAAGAAACAGAACACAGGTTTTTAAAGTGCCTTTGCAAATACAAATAGTTATTTATAAAATTCTTGCTCAAAAAGTTTGATTTACTCTAGATATCCAGTTAAAATCTTTCCATATTTTTCAATGGAAGGCAAATTAACTTATAGTTCCTTAATTATGGCTCTAGACCACCGTTTTCTAACCTTGTTAGAACCTTTATTTCTTAACCAAACAGTGGCTACTGATTACGCACCCAGTCAAGAATCCTAAATTCTTGCAGCAAttagtcaagtcacttttattgtcacatcaccacaacaCATGTGTGCcatggtgagtgaaattcttgggagtgtgctccagaaattgcagtACTAAACTGAATTTCAACAGCTTCTACAGTCTCAAGATGAATGGACCAAATTGTCTCTTTAACAATTCCTACAGCCACCTTGAGAAAGGACCAATCCACAGTTTCTACAGTTTCAAGATGAACGGACCAAATTGTTTCTTTATAATTTTACGCTTCTTTTGAAATGTGTAACTCCATTAGCCAAGGACTAGAGGCCTGGTCTCTACAGCAAGCCGAGGTTCCGAAGCCTTTCTATCACATCATtttgcaggttggttgttgcacaatttctgtactgtattaaCATCTGGCGGTCTTATAAATAAACACGCTGTTTCTGGTGTCCATGTAATATGAATAGTTGAGCTGAAAATGGAAATAGCACCATATTGCATCTTGGATGGCTCCTAAATTTTTCTTAAATGCAAATGGCTCCCTGTGTATtggtggagaacttcacctggtcactgaACATAAGCTCCATCAGTAAGAAAGCCCAGTAGTGTACTTTCTACAAAAGCTGAGAAAAGCCCATTTCCTGCAACCCATCCTGACTATGTTCTATAGAGGGACCATCTATAGAACATGTGTGTTCTACTGCCTCACTGCCTAGTTGAGGAACTgaactgaaaacaaacacacactcattttcaaTATACGTCTATTGATGCTTACAGGACCATTCATATAAACACTGTTTAgatgctgttttacacactcacttcaaTGCTGTTTTTACACATCAGTCAAGTTTACTGAATGGCATACCTGCTTTAACTTTTTAAACTTTGTAAAACccacagttttacagcctgttcactgacaacacctgctcagaacaagtagtctaggccagtggttctcaaactggggccctgagatggtgccagggggccccggttttatgacattttataaaatcatgaatttatcataaattctgtgtaattaaatctcagaaaaataaggctactaaccaaTAACACTACATTTCATCATTTAAtaagttttgtttaattcagatattatgttttgtaatgttttatgtcataaatattCTTTTTGCGCGGGGGGGCAcccccattgttgtgtttgggtggggGTTTGGAGAtatcttgcctgtcttcaaaacttgagaacCCTGGTGGTGTATTCCACTAACAGCAGAGTCACAAGCACACGTCAGTGGTTCTAACGTCAGAAGTTATGTGACGTTCCCGGAAACACCCGTTCCGTCTACCGTTAGAAACACATTAGCGAGTTTGACCCAAGCTTCGAAACATCGGtgtgtcggaacttagagcccgtctccaagtcggcacatatcagggtgaattatactgatatactttataatacttttatactatataattgttactaaaacttaatttactaataacactaacattaatacgaattaaaacaatgggaaaactcctcagacctggatgagaatgagcaaacttcttttatTGTGGTCactcagccaacaattctctaagagaaattgccaatttgaaagtaacaaaagaaatcccaaaaaacccaaaaagaaaaagcatcttcatgaagagcatcggcatgcaaaaaacaaaaaccctccggacggacctgcagagttacaggattttttacgcatacacatttggccccaaaaattctcctctatatatacgttTCCACACGCCTCCTTATCGGTCCCCCCCCTCACAGACcggttttcatatcaccttttcattatgtcatcttatttaccggaatcatctcatatgtttttgtaacgtcctgttccttgcagtccccttgtttttccttcaccttttgcccatatgcccatttatggattttcctcctcttagttccccgggacccaggcccgggagcccaggcctgtgaccctgggtcttcttcattcgccataacaattatgcctaaacaacaatttttgttattaaaaagtgtgctcaaaaaagagcttcactccctggtcaaagttacatttgcctctcagttttttCCGTGCCAGACGTCCGGAagatttaatccttcattcaactacaatgggtaagtttctcctttgctattttctactacacatgatttttaataattataagtcactctgagtctgatttatgtcaaaagttattatgttaaaagaaagctcttatctaaattatttctcatacaagaaagctcttatctatttgtcatcttatattgtcactattgctaaactcctgctaaactcttactgctatactgttgtcattattattaagctattgctactataatgttacttgtgtacaaaaacaatggagttctttgctgactcctctaatctgttaactgcttgaatttagatatgatctcatactatgatctcatgctatgatctcagcctgtccttggtcaggctgggcttgtttacacttatctcaagctcccgttcctctatctcctctaactcctcttATCTCCCTTCAGATCCCTTCGcatcagccagctcatcctggttgccccatcatgtcctcacctcaccatcctcgtccgtctcTCTCCCCAAGGCCAATggccgctgatgtcatggaaagctatcgccgcttccagctacttcatatcacccatgagctcgttacgtgtctggaacagctctgttctcctgacctccccgagcatcctcatctgctgttccatattgtgagagggcctcttactagcacgtcctcgactcaaacccctctgcctaacctcgtggatcagagaacccaaactgatggctgtcctcatgttgagctttgcaaccctgagctcgggactcccgcttctcctcctcctccagtgccTCATGCCTATATCCGTTCTCTCAGTCCTGCCTTGGCATCTCCTCCCTCTGATTCCGGCCCTGGAACCCCAGACTATTCCCCTACTTCGCTCTCCGATTACtgagaatgtttataataaccaataaacctataaccattccctctgactccagtgtggttcttatatatatatatatatatatctcatatatatatatatatatatatatatatatatatatatatatatatatatatatatatatatatatatattatcttcaattaatcattacaccacgtcttaataataataataattatatatatatatatatgtaataataataattataataatattataatgtaatgtgtattctcctaagggccaaggatttttcacaacaggtGTCTAAAGAAAAAACCCGAGTTTTACCCCAAAATTCTCGCTTCGGGGTGAAAGATGTGATGACATCACTCCAATGTGTCCCCGCCTGTCGTAAAGGACTTCACCAAATTTGttttatgaaattattctgTTTGGTTAAAATATGCACTGTAAGATGTCGGACAGCAGGACTATATTAAAAGTTCTGCTGTTTCTCACATTGTCTGTTTATGTTTCACCAGCAGGTGAGTCAATCGGACAATCGATTCAATTAACTTTAAAGTTATATTCTGTAAAATTGGTCAGTTTTGACAGCAGACTTTTCAGTGGTGAAATGAGGAGGTTTGATATTAAAGTGTGTTTATTCGCGTTACTGAAAGTCTTTACACGGTGATTACAGAAACACACttgtgttaatattatttttgtttatctaATTCACATTATATATTCACATAATTAGTAGAAGGGTAAAGTTGATTTATACATTTTCTGATTATATAAACACCTACAAAATGGCGGCTGTGACACCGAAGGAATCTTAACCTTTTAACAgtaaaagataataaaacattttatctgtatatttatgACTGCTATGAACTGTTGTGCTTTAGTTTCGTGAGTTAGTTATGGTGTTTATTTGCCGTTTTTGTAAGTTACGTTGTTCTTTGTTGTGATGGCGCTTGTGGagtctcacttcctgttttcaatCCTTTTATTCCTAAGTGACTAAAATCCTCACCACTAAAAATCAGataaatgtgcatgtgttttctgCGTTTGCAGGTAGTTTCCCCGTTTACAAGCGTTTACTAGTTGAATGCTTTTCCGTATTTGTCTGCTCTTCCGTATTTGCCTGCTCTTTTGTATTTGCCTGCTCTTTTGTATTTGTCTGCTATTCCGTATTTGCCTGCTCTTTTGTATTTGTCTGCTCTTTTGTATTTGTCTGCTCTTCCGTATTTGCCTGCTCTTTTGTATTtgcctgtgtttttgtgtatttcagtCACCATGCACTGGCTTTTTTCTAGCCACCCTTTCATGAACACCAAACTTGtttagtgtgcgtgtgtgtgtatatgtatacttTTGAAACAATCTCACGTTACCTTTATTTTGataccagaattattcaaatacagctttgttgttttttagatAATTTCAGAATGTCTTTTTTAAGCAAGAGGCTAAAAAATAGGCCTCAGTTTGAACAAGTTAATGATTGTAAAATAGGAAGAATGGATTTTCTCCACCTGGTTACAGaatgttggtttatttatttgttgggggaaaatacatatttactacagaatgtttttttaatcatcaccTGAGGTTAtatgtttgtttccaaaagtgGACCATACTAtggatcaggggcggttctaggatttaaTCTTTAGcagttttagccctcagtgagaatttaaaacagaagagttttatattatatattatatgactatatagtaagccaaaagttatggtattatttaaaatggcaaaagtggacactaaaaagtgtgtctaatgaatgcagtgTCTCAACTCTGGTAAttagaatagtgaaatttcactggtattcatatagattttatttaatgtcaacgcagtactatatatatactattgCCACACACAAATCTCTGTACATTAAGTTCACTACCATAGCAGAGACATGCAGTAATAGTACAACTTTTTATAACTG includes these proteins:
- the LOC132855038 gene encoding uncharacterized protein LOC132855038; amino-acid sequence: METCLSDRVPDAAIQLNGLNSFRSVYINTEWCLLSETQSSLTLEAEAGDNVTIWCQHDLKRPDMIFWFKQSCDSVPLLLGCKKFRTSASSESCYFFSESERIVMSVNGSKTSLTITAVNVSDTGLYYCSFTDRMIFSNSTYLQVKGINKTFSESLDKATGSVSPAVFFMLIVVFGSVTVFLLCVLIFIILKHRKTHRDAEDNAEVNKISNSDAVNYAALQFSKKKTKRNKRHDVKEDPCVVYSSVGQSHVCT